Proteins encoded together in one Deinococcus hopiensis KR-140 window:
- a CDS encoding SDR family oxidoreductase, translated as MTEGMAGKTVLVTGATGGIGLVTARELARKGAWVWVLGRNPEKTAEVAREIGAAGTLVEDLSELAGVRQAAAKFQERSRRLDVLVNNAGGLFNRRQETREGTETTWALNHLAPFLLTRELLPLLRAAEARVITVSSSAHAFGRVRFDDPEFRHGYSGWAAYNQSKLANVLFARELARREPRIRSNSLHPGRVRTGFGYNNGGFFNRVWGVIDRFAISPEQGARTSILLASDASITATGRYFDQEREARPAAQALDDGAALRLWNLSEEYVGGQG; from the coding sequence ATGACTGAGGGAATGGCGGGCAAGACGGTGCTGGTCACGGGCGCGACGGGCGGCATCGGCCTGGTGACGGCGCGGGAACTGGCGCGCAAGGGGGCGTGGGTGTGGGTTCTGGGGCGCAACCCGGAGAAGACGGCGGAGGTGGCGCGGGAAATCGGTGCCGCGGGGACGCTGGTGGAGGACCTGTCCGAACTCGCGGGAGTGCGGCAGGCCGCCGCCAAGTTCCAGGAGCGGTCCAGGCGACTCGACGTGCTGGTAAACAACGCTGGAGGCCTGTTCAACCGGCGGCAGGAAACGCGGGAGGGCACCGAGACCACGTGGGCGCTCAACCACCTCGCGCCCTTCTTGCTGACGCGCGAACTGCTGCCGCTGCTGCGGGCGGCGGAGGCCCGGGTGATCACCGTCTCGTCATCGGCGCACGCCTTTGGGCGCGTCCGCTTCGATGACCCGGAGTTCCGGCACGGCTACAGCGGGTGGGCAGCGTATAACCAGAGCAAGCTCGCCAACGTGCTGTTTGCCCGTGAGCTCGCCCGCCGCGAGCCGAGAATACGGAGCAACAGTCTGCATCCGGGCCGCGTCCGAACGGGTTTCGGGTACAACAACGGCGGTTTCTTTAACCGCGTATGGGGCGTGATAGACCGCTTCGCCATCTCGCCCGAGCAGGGCGCACGGACGAGCATCCTGCTGGCCAGTGACGCGAGCATCACCGCCACCGGGCGCTACTTCGATCAGGAGCGCGAGGCGCGCCCCGCTGCGCAGGCGCTGGACGACGGGGCAGCGCTGAGGCTATGGAACCTCAGCGAGGAGTATGTGGGAGGCCAGGGGTAG